A segment of the Pirellulales bacterium genome:
CTGTCCCTCCCTGGACCAGCCAACAACCAAAACAACCGACCAAACATAGCCCATCCAATCAGTTTTCAACAGAGCAAGGGGCTTAATAAACGCAACAGAAGTGTGCCAGGTCCGATGAGGTCATGACCTTCAGGAGAAAGATTTGCGTTTGACTCGACGGTGCATCAGAATCGGTGAGTCCGTAGCTCGGCAGCGTAGCCGAGTGGGCAGTTCAAGATCCAAGTGGGAAATCCCGGTTAACGACGCCGGCCAGATCGTTGAATTCGGCATTAAATCAATCGGTCAAACGGAAGCCTTTTTGTTGACGCGAACGCCCAAGAGCCTGCGTAGGTTGGCCTCGGGTTGCTCGGCAGCATATTGCTTTTGATTTGCCGATATCGCCGATACTCTAACACTCCGATCGAGAAGGCAACTGCATGAGCTTGATTCGCATCGTGACTGTCATCGCCGTCGCGGCTACGGGCCTTTTAGCGCCGAACTTTGCCATCGCAACGATCGCTTATAACATCACCGACCTGGGCGATGCGGCAAGTTTCACTAGCCTGAACGACGCCGGTCAGATGGCGGGAATTTCAAACGACGCCGTACTTTATTCGAACGGGTCGCTGCTCCCTCTTGGCACGCTGGGCGGGTCATTCAGCACCGGCCTCGGCATCAACAACTCCGGTGACGTGGCCGGCTATTCGGCACTGAACGGTGCCCCCGGCAGCCACGCCTTTCTCTATTCCGGTGGCTCGATGCACGACCTCGGCACGCTGGGAGGGGCAATCACGAGCAAAGGTTACGACGTCAATGACAGTGGCGACGTGACCGGAGATTCCAACGGCCACGTGTTCCTCTATTCCGGCGGATCAATGCATGACCTCGGCACGCTCGGAGGGGCAGAGGGGCATGGCAACGCGATCAACGACAATGGCCAGATCGCGGGATCGTCGACTATAACAGGCGACACTGCGGATCACGCCTTTCTGTACTCCGGCGGTTCCATGCACGACCTCGGTACGGTCGGTGGCAATAATAGCGAAGGCTACGACCTCAACAATAGTGGCCAGGTCGTTGGCTACTCGCTCACGGCCAGCGATGTGCAGCACGCCTTCCTTTATTCTGGCGGCATGATGCACGACCTGGGCACGCTCGGCGGAACTTCCAGCGCGGCTGACGGGATCAACGACAGCGGCCAGGTGGTGGGCCAGTCGGCCATTCCCGGGAGCGGTGCGCAGCACGCGTTCCTGTATACAAACGGATTGATGGTCGATCTGAACTCGCTGATCGATCCGTCC
Coding sequences within it:
- a CDS encoding PEP-CTERM sorting domain-containing protein; the protein is MSLIRIVTVIAVAATGLLAPNFAIATIAYNITDLGDAASFTSLNDAGQMAGISNDAVLYSNGSLLPLGTLGGSFSTGLGINNSGDVAGYSALNGAPGSHAFLYSGGSMHDLGTLGGAITSKGYDVNDSGDVTGDSNGHVFLYSGGSMHDLGTLGGAEGHGNAINDNGQIAGSSTITGDTADHAFLYSGGSMHDLGTVGGNNSEGYDLNNSGQVVGYSLTASDVQHAFLYSGGMMHDLGTLGGTSSAADGINDSGQVVGQSAIPGSGAQHAFLYTNGLMVDLNSLIDPSSGWVLQDGRAINNAGQILADARIGGDIHSVLLTPVPEPSSFALVSMALAGILALASRRLRIRLKA